In Paenibacillus sp. BIC5C1, a genomic segment contains:
- a CDS encoding ABC transporter substrate-binding protein codes for MIRPNRHYTLPLTAFLSVLLLLLISGCSAGADNQAAGTGTTPTAASAALNKDVTIRVGQTGWGNLELGLKAAGLDDTPYKVTYNVFQGGNLILEAMAANQLDFGVTSEIPPIFASQAANGGNFKIIAVQQGSTLNQEVVVPKGSSIKSVADLKGKKVAFVKNTTAHYFLLKMLEEAGLTWSDISPVELSTADGLSALISGKVDALASYGNAIISAHQNEATALASAKDILSGSFLVAASDQAIANVEQKEALADYLERINKFNDWARANKDAWAQITADNTHQPVEQALKTYTDGEAQRPSRIVAISDEAIKSEQDVADTFQQAGIFEQAVDVSTFWSDALQDQLPAPGTQ; via the coding sequence ATGATCCGTCCAAACCGCCACTACACTCTTCCCTTAACTGCCTTTCTGAGCGTGCTTCTGTTGTTGCTGATTTCCGGCTGCTCTGCCGGAGCTGACAATCAGGCCGCAGGTACAGGCACAACACCGACAGCCGCATCAGCTGCTTTGAATAAAGACGTTACCATTCGTGTTGGTCAGACCGGATGGGGCAATCTCGAATTGGGGCTAAAAGCCGCCGGACTCGATGACACCCCCTATAAAGTCACTTATAACGTATTTCAGGGAGGTAACCTTATCCTCGAAGCGATGGCTGCAAATCAATTGGACTTTGGTGTGACCAGTGAAATTCCGCCCATTTTTGCATCTCAGGCTGCCAATGGTGGAAACTTCAAAATTATTGCGGTACAACAAGGCAGCACCTTAAATCAGGAGGTCGTTGTTCCCAAAGGTTCTTCTATCAAATCAGTTGCTGACCTGAAAGGCAAGAAAGTTGCTTTCGTAAAAAATACAACGGCCCACTATTTCCTGCTCAAAATGCTGGAGGAAGCCGGATTAACCTGGAGTGACATCAGTCCGGTCGAACTTTCAACAGCCGACGGACTCAGCGCCCTGATTAGCGGGAAAGTGGATGCCCTTGCCAGTTACGGCAATGCCATCATCTCGGCACATCAGAATGAAGCAACAGCGCTCGCCAGCGCCAAAGATATCTTGTCAGGCAGCTTCCTGGTAGCCGCGTCCGATCAGGCTATTGCAAATGTGGAACAGAAAGAGGCCCTAGCCGATTATCTGGAGCGAATCAACAAATTCAATGATTGGGCTCGTGCCAATAAGGATGCGTGGGCTCAAATTACAGCAGACAATACCCACCAGCCGGTGGAACAAGCCCTTAAAACCTACACGGATGGAGAAGCACAACGCCCATCACGTATTGTTGCCATTTCTGATGAGGCCATCAAGTCCGAACAGGACGTAGCGGATACGTTTCAGCAAGCGGGAATTTTTGAGCAGGCAGTCGATGTGAGCACATTCTGGAGTGATGCACTTCAAGATCAACTTCCAGCTCCAGGTACTCAATAA
- a CDS encoding iron-containing alcohol dehydrogenase family protein codes for MITVKAPAVYVHEANILEQSGPRIAQLGQHVLIIAGESALKAVKPYLLPSLEEHKVKFHVQLFYGEVTTGQIDTFTQQAFDLDVDLIIGVGGGKVLDLSKAVAEQAQLPIVTVPTIAATCAAWSALTVLYDEQGQSAGYRPLRRSPNLVLADSHILASAPRRYLAAGIGDTLVKWHEFAVNLRGNATSLTLRNSVSTAKLALDILEAHAIDVYESTDTTGSTPQFRDVADAIIVLAGLVGSISDGSLHAAIAHGLHDSLTKLPETHASLHGEKVAFGLFTQWILEGKAGDELHELITLLHKLNLPITLAQLGIQQQPQEAAARIAAGLQLRQGSAAHLSFGVSTTQVTEAILQADRIGQTFIESSQSSESSTHTKEVSSL; via the coding sequence ATGATTACTGTTAAGGCGCCCGCAGTATATGTACACGAAGCTAACATTCTTGAGCAAAGTGGTCCACGGATTGCACAGCTTGGGCAGCATGTTCTGATTATCGCCGGTGAGTCTGCATTAAAAGCCGTAAAACCTTATCTTCTTCCCTCACTGGAGGAGCATAAGGTCAAGTTCCATGTGCAATTGTTTTACGGTGAGGTTACGACAGGCCAGATTGATACTTTTACGCAGCAAGCTTTCGATCTGGATGTTGATCTGATTATCGGCGTTGGTGGTGGTAAAGTGCTCGATCTGTCCAAAGCTGTGGCCGAGCAAGCCCAATTGCCCATTGTAACGGTCCCGACGATTGCCGCAACCTGTGCTGCCTGGTCTGCCTTAACCGTGCTCTATGATGAACAGGGCCAATCTGCAGGCTACCGCCCCCTGCGCCGGTCGCCTAATCTCGTTCTGGCTGATTCTCATATTCTGGCGAGTGCACCAAGGCGGTATTTGGCCGCTGGGATTGGTGACACACTCGTAAAATGGCATGAGTTCGCCGTTAATCTAAGAGGCAACGCCACCAGCCTCACTCTCCGAAACAGTGTCAGCACCGCCAAGCTTGCACTCGATATTCTCGAAGCGCACGCCATCGATGTCTATGAATCCACCGATACAACCGGTAGTACACCTCAATTCCGTGATGTTGCCGATGCTATTATTGTGCTCGCAGGCCTTGTAGGCAGCATTAGCGATGGATCACTTCATGCCGCGATTGCTCATGGGCTACATGACAGCCTGACCAAATTACCCGAAACACACGCCTCACTACATGGAGAGAAGGTAGCCTTTGGACTCTTCACCCAGTGGATTCTTGAAGGCAAAGCAGGAGATGAGCTTCATGAGCTGATCACTTTGTTACATAAGCTGAATTTGCCAATCACTCTTGCCCAACTCGGCATACAACAACAGCCTCAGGAAGCTGCTGCACGCATTGCAGCAGGACTACAGCTGCGGCAAGGCAGTGCGGCACATCTCTCCTTCGGAGTTAGCACGACGCAGGTAACCGAAGCCATTCTTCAGGCAGATCGTATCGGCCAAACATTCATAGAATCCAGTCAGTCCAGTGAAAGCAGTACACACACCAAGGAGGTTTCCTCCCTATGA